A window of Fusarium fujikuroi IMI 58289 draft genome, chromosome FFUJ_chr10 genomic DNA:
TGAGGAAATTAGAGGGTCTGAAGATGGTTTATATCAGCAAGCGGCGGCCAAGTTCTTAACCGAATTTAACGGTTGGACTGGCTTTGGGCTTGGCAGTGATGCAATTGTCtaacttaaatactattgCCTTTAGGTATATCTGTATTACTTATGCTTACATTCTAAGTGTTTATCTAACTGTACTGGACCTCAACTTATGTTTCTCTTCCTATATTATTCTACAGCAATATAACTTCCAATAATTAAATTCCTTTATACAacaatttttttttctggtTTATTCTTTGAAGCAGAGCCTTTATAACCTTTTTCCGAGGTCCCAAATCCTCCCTGCTAACTTAAGCCTTTAGCCATAAGTCCCAACTGCATTTCCGAGGCTTCTAAGTCCATATGCTCGGGCACGATTTGTCACGTGTGAGGCGCGCGATGTGAGCCGTTGGATGTAGAGTCTATCAACTCGGAATAACGATTTTTCACTATAATGCAGAGCAGCCGAGGTGGCCCAGCAGCTTCGGCTCGCGCAAAGTTCGCAAATATCCGTCGCGGAAGTGGCTCCGACGTCAAAGGCCAGTGCAAAGGCTATAAAGGATCTCTTGATAGCACTAGAATGTATATTTCTTACCCCCAAGCTTATATCTTATACAGTCGTTCGATCTCCTCTTGTTATCTCTTGAATTCTCAGCTATTCAATATGGCAACCTCACACCGGCGAATTGCTCTCTTTGGCGCGACTGGTGGCACTGGTAGTGCTACAGTCCGTTCGTTCATCAAACGCCAGGGGTTTCGTGATTCCGTGGAGCTGAGACTTATGGTACGCTCCACGGCAAAACTATCTCGGATGATCCCCGAGTTGACGACATACAAAAACATACATGTCTTTCAAGGACAGATTACCGACAAGGCCACCGTGGGAGAGTGTTTGCGCGACGCCGATACCATCGTCTGCGCTCTTGGAGAGAACAGCAACATAGCCGGTGTGAAAGTGCTACAGGATCTCTCCAAGACAATTACTGAGGTGCTTGATGATATGAAACGGTCTTCTACCAGGGAATGAAAGAAGCCCCGATTAATTCTCTTGTCATCCTCCACCTGGAACACCCGATTTACCGCACAAACGCCGGCACCTCTCCTCTGGCTCATCAAATCAGCATTCTATCATCCCTACCTAGATCTACGAATGGCTACGGCACATCTCCAGGCTTCGTCGGACCTTATATCACTCCTGCTGGTACAGCCCGGGGCTCTTGTTTACGACGAACCCTCAGGTGCAGTGATTAGCACGGAAAAGGCTAGCGTGGCCTGTACATACGTAGACTTGGGTGAGGGTTTCGTTGAACTAACCATGGAGGATTCATACCATGACCTGAATGCCACTGGTGTGTCAAGTAAAGGTGGAGATAGTTTTGTTAGGTATGGACCTGGTATGTTGTTGAGCATCGCGCGGGGGTTATCTGAAGGGTATTTGCCAGGATACTGGATGGTTAAGAATGTTATAAAGAAGtagttaactatataatattttttatatacttataattaattttttctatatttatagctacttaaaCTAcatattttaaaaaatagtagtatttccttaataatcttttttttatattctCTATAAATAGGTACCTTAGCCTtcttagtaattaattaattttggCTAGTTAAAGGAGTACTGTGTAGTCGGCCTTTTTCCAAAATGCAAAAGTCCGAAACTCTCGGTTTTATTCCTTCTCGGAACCAGCCATCCGAATTGACGGTAATGCTAAAAGACCTTCGTAATCTCGGGGAAAGGAGATAATGAAAGTCCTCCTTTTTTTCTCGGGCGGAACTGACATATCGGAGTTTACGTACTCCCCGTCAGGGTTCTGAATGCGGCCATCTTAGGGTGACCATGTAGCGACTGAGTCTGATCTTTGCTTGGCAGAGAGTTTGTCTCATACCCCAAATTCAGGCAACACTTACGAGGCTTCCTTGAACGCTCTTATAACAAGGGCCTAATAGAAGTACCCAAATATGATATCGTACCGGATTCTTCACTCATCTTTCTGAAACTCTATTATTCATCCTTTTCATCGctttcatcatgtctgaCTGCTGTCTCAAGGGATTTCAATGGAAGGCTAAGCCTAAAGGCAGAAACAACACTGTTGCCGAGATGAACTGCTATGTTTCTGGCACAAACAAGGATGTTGCCGTCATAATCGTCCATGACCTTTTTGGTTGGACATTCAACAACACCCGAATTCTAGCCGATCATCTTGCTCAAGAGGTTAATGCTACTGTCTATGTACCAGACCTGTTAGCTTCCCTGTTTCAGAAATGGCAGAGAACTTTTTGCTGACCTTCTTTGTCCTTCTAGTTTTGGTGGAGAGGTAATCCCGACTGAAATCCTGTATGACAAAAGCCGAATGGGCGAATTCGACCTGGGTGCATTTTTCAAGCGCAACTCCAAGACTGTCCGAAGACCAGAGCTTGTTAGATTTGCCGAAACCTTGAGATCATCTTTTTCTCGGATTGGGGCCGTTGGGTACTGTTTCGGTGGATGGGCTGTCTTTAATCTTGGGGCTAAGGAGTTAAGTCTTGTTGACTGCATCTCTACTTCTCACCCGTCATttcttgagaaagaagaaattgcAAATATCGGCGTCCCGACCCAGATTTTGGCTCCCGAATTTGATCCCCAATTTACCCCAGAATTGAAGGCATACGCCAACGAGGCTCTGCCGATGACTGGGGTAGCATATGATTACCAGTATTTTCCTGGACTTGAGCATGGTTTGCTATCCGTGGAGACGAGAGTAAGCCGGGCGAGAGGGACGGAATGGAAAGAGCCAAGAATGCAGTATCTTTATGGTTCCGACAGTGGCTTCACGGGGCTTGATCAGTCAATATCGGATTAAGTGTGATAAGTTGTACCGAATTTTACCTTGGAATGGAAACTTATTTACACTGTTGAAACTGCTTTAAAGCTATTGCTCCGTGAAAAAGATAGTAAACATTAATTGACGTCGTATAGTTTCATATGAGTAGAGCTTAAGTGGAGTTACGAAGGGTACTAAGCATGTTAGTGGTTCGAAGAGAGTCGACACAGTTGGCCATgaagttgttgttgaagctaGGCTAGTTGTATAATGGAAATGGAAATGAGCCAAATGCCGCAGACAGCTCCGCCGAATAGCTCGGAGGGGATTTCCGAACTGCATCTAATCCGAGCTACAAGTGCATAACGTCGGTCACGACTCAAGCCGTATAAATATAGCTTCTCCTATACAGAAGTTTTTCTACACAAACTAAACATTCTAAATACCTTCTCGCTTCCGATGGAGCCCGCTGCGATACTCCAACTGTGTTACCGCAAGTTTGTTGACGGTTGCCACATTCTGCACCATAATCAAGTTCTCGATGCTTACGGTCACCTGTCGTTCAGACACCCTATTCACAGCGATGTCTTTATTATGTCACGCTCCGTAGCTCCCGGGGTAGTGTCCTCTCCAGCAGATTTGATAGAGTACAGAGTGGACGACGCGGAGCCAGTCGAAGAAACATCCCTCAAAGGATATGAAGAACGAAGGATCCATTCAGAGATCTATAAACGCCACCCAAATATCCACGCTGTTGTACATAGCCACTCAGAGGAAGTGGTTCCCTATGCTATCTCAGGCGTCCCACTAAAAGCTTGCTATCACATGGCGGCTTTCCTCGGACCCCAGGGTGCTGCAGTCTTTGATATCGCCAAACACCGAGATCCTACGCAAGAGGCTGATATGCTTGTTCG
This region includes:
- a CDS encoding dienelactone hydrolase family protein, with the protein product MSDCCLKGFQWKAKPKGRNNTVAEMNCYVSGTNKDVAVIIVHDLFGWTFNNTRILADHLAQEVNATVYVPDLFGGEVIPTEILYDKSRMGEFDLGAFFKRNSKTVRRPELVRFAETLRSSFSRIGAVGYCFGGWAVFNLGAKELSLVDCISTSHPSFLEKEEIANIGVPTQILAPEFDPQFTPELKAYANEALPMTGVAYDYQYFPGLEHGLLSVETRVSRARGTEWKEPRMQYLYGSDSGFTGLDQSISD